In one Chloroflexota bacterium genomic region, the following are encoded:
- a CDS encoding N-6 DNA methylase: MTAGRTVNSQSVNWCTPPKYVDAVRKVFGGKIFLDPCSNEWSIVHAETEYRLPGKDGLKETWNYRTIYVNPPYGSDKENRTTIKHWLYKCAHAHKNYGSEVLALVPVATNTSHWKEYVWGRATAVCFLYDTRLRFLVEGKDEGKGAPMSCAMIYWNKDIDTFREVFIEYGAVVDLRSLQGKVIGDKRKLRQPKLFDEVQG, translated from the coding sequence ATGACGGCTGGAAGGACAGTTAATTCGCAGAGCGTCAACTGGTGTACACCTCCTAAGTATGTTGACGCGGTTAGAAAAGTCTTTGGCGGTAAGATATTTTTGGACCCATGCTCGAATGAGTGGTCCATCGTCCATGCTGAGACAGAATATCGCCTACCAGGGAAAGATGGGCTCAAGGAAACATGGAATTATCGGACAATTTATGTAAATCCACCTTATGGCTCTGACAAAGAGAATAGAACGACAATAAAACACTGGCTTTATAAGTGTGCCCATGCCCACAAGAATTATGGATCGGAAGTTCTTGCCTTAGTGCCTGTAGCAACTAACACCAGTCATTGGAAAGAATATGTGTGGGGCCGGGCAACCGCTGTCTGCTTTCTGTACGATACGAGACTGCGTTTTCTTGTTGAGGGTAAAGACGAGGGTAAGGGTGCGCCAATGTCCTGTGCAATGATCTATTGGAACAAGGACATTGATACATTCCGCGAGGTGTTCATCGAATATGGGGCAGTTGTTGATCTGAGGTCGTTGCAGGGTAAAGTTATAGGCGACAAAAGAAAGCTGCGTCAACCCAAATTATTCGATGAAGTGCAAGGCTAA
- a CDS encoding carbohydrate kinase family protein has product MPAPAYDLITLGDLVVDLVMAIPSLPVRAAEHQVASAFFMEPGGMANVLITAQRIGLRTAALGGLGDDMYGALFRAVLAGEGVDMDGVVEARDKSTSSCVTLVEPGGAHVFLAMRGEAHHCPLADDWEARLRRSRMFYYHGYLLMYPTLVEHAQQMLAVCAAAGIPVFFDPGPMIARFDRADLEVSMRAASVVLLTAGEAGQVVGAESPAEAAVRIMALGPHTVVVKLGADGCYLARPGEAVTVPGFRVPVADMAGAGDAFNAAIAFGYLRGESLKAMGRFANAVGAVAVSKLGTGTRMPTVDEIDTLLASAPRSSP; this is encoded by the coding sequence ATGCCCGCACCCGCATACGACCTGATCACGCTCGGCGATCTAGTCGTCGATCTGGTTATGGCAATCCCCTCGCTGCCCGTGCGCGCCGCCGAGCACCAAGTGGCGAGCGCATTCTTCATGGAACCGGGCGGCATGGCCAACGTGCTGATCACCGCTCAGCGCATCGGCCTGCGCACCGCCGCGCTGGGCGGGCTCGGCGACGACATGTACGGCGCCCTGTTCCGCGCAGTGCTGGCGGGCGAGGGCGTGGATATGGATGGCGTCGTCGAGGCGCGCGACAAGTCGACCTCGTCGTGCGTCACGCTGGTCGAACCGGGCGGCGCGCACGTCTTCCTGGCCATGCGCGGCGAGGCGCACCACTGCCCGCTGGCGGATGACTGGGAAGCGCGACTGCGGCGGTCGCGCATGTTTTACTACCACGGCTACCTGCTGATGTACCCGACGCTGGTGGAGCACGCGCAGCAGATGCTGGCGGTGTGCGCCGCTGCCGGCATCCCGGTCTTCTTCGACCCCGGCCCGATGATCGCGCGCTTCGACCGGGCCGATCTCGAGGTGTCGATGCGCGCCGCGTCCGTAGTCCTGCTGACCGCCGGGGAGGCCGGCCAGGTGGTCGGCGCCGAATCGCCCGCGGAGGCGGCGGTGCGCATCATGGCGCTCGGCCCGCATACCGTCGTCGTCAAGCTGGGCGCGGATGGCTGCTACCTGGCGCGGCCGGGCGAGGCGGTGACGGTGCCCGGCTTCCGCGTGCCGGTCGCTGATATGGCCGGCGCGGGCGACGCCTTCAACGCGGCGATTGCGTTTGGCTACCTGCGCGGCGAGTCGCTCAAAGCGATGGGACGCTTCGCCAACGCGGTCGGCGCGGTCGCCGTCTCCAAACTCGGCACCGGCACGCGGATGCCGACGGTGGACGAGATCGACACCCTGCTGGCGAGCGCTCCGCGTAGCAGCCCGTAA
- a CDS encoding ankyrin repeat domain-containing protein has protein sequence MSPEAIFDAIRSNDAARARELLAADPALASARNADGLSALTIAAYYRRAEIVRDLLAHGIALDIWEAATVGDSARVRELLTADPSLVNSVAPDGFAPLGLAAYFGHYSTAEALVDVGADVNAAARNPSRVRPLHSAAANTDAETALNMARLLLLAGADANAAQQGGWTPLLQAADNDNPDLIAMLLVHDANPFARAENGQTALDMALARGATAAAAHLRRAMGIAAN, from the coding sequence ATGAGTCCTGAAGCGATCTTCGACGCGATCCGCTCCAACGATGCGGCGCGTGCGCGCGAGCTGCTGGCCGCCGACCCGGCGTTGGCGTCAGCGCGGAACGCCGACGGCCTGTCCGCGCTGACGATCGCCGCGTACTACCGGCGCGCAGAGATCGTGCGCGATCTGCTGGCGCACGGCATCGCGCTCGATATCTGGGAGGCCGCCACGGTGGGCGACAGCGCGCGTGTGCGGGAGTTGCTGACCGCCGATCCGTCGCTGGTGAATTCGGTGGCGCCCGACGGCTTTGCCCCGCTCGGCCTGGCCGCGTATTTCGGGCACTACTCGACCGCCGAAGCGCTGGTCGATGTCGGCGCGGATGTCAACGCCGCCGCGCGCAACCCCAGTCGCGTGCGGCCTCTGCACAGCGCGGCCGCCAATACCGACGCCGAGACCGCGCTGAACATGGCGCGTCTGCTGCTACTGGCCGGCGCGGATGCAAACGCAGCGCAACAGGGCGGCTGGACGCCCCTGCTCCAGGCCGCCGACAACGACAACCCTGATCTGATCGCGATGCTGCTGGTACATGACGCCAACCCGTTCGCCCGCGCCGAGAACGGGCAAACCGCGCTCGATATGGCGCTCGCCAGAGGCGCGACGGCCGCCGCAGCGCACCTGCGGCGAGCGATGGGAATCGCGGCCAACTGA
- a CDS encoding class I SAM-dependent methyltransferase: MKSRGQASFVSLPSFAARLYNSLTQTTAIERQHREIARDLVSRIECGRLLDIGPGPGKLLFEVHQLNPRIELFGLDISEAMVQLARKNLTGIDVNIQCGDVRHTNYADDFFDVVTCTGSFYLWDNPEECLAELFRITKKGGSAFLFETYQDFDDNQVRNALKANLEREGLVRRLVTPFFLMRQLRLTYRTGEIADIIKRTRFAESYTLEQIRLGGLPAWLRIQLTKCG; the protein is encoded by the coding sequence GTGAAAAGCAGAGGCCAAGCCAGCTTCGTCAGTCTTCCCAGTTTCGCTGCGCGATTGTACAACAGCCTGACGCAGACGACAGCGATTGAACGCCAGCACCGGGAAATTGCGCGCGACCTGGTATCCAGAATTGAGTGCGGCAGGTTGCTGGATATTGGCCCTGGACCCGGGAAGCTCCTATTCGAAGTCCATCAGCTAAACCCAAGAATTGAGCTTTTTGGGCTTGATATTTCCGAAGCCATGGTTCAACTCGCCAGGAAGAACCTGACGGGCATCGACGTCAACATTCAGTGCGGCGATGTCCGGCATACCAACTATGCGGATGACTTCTTTGATGTTGTTACCTGTACTGGCAGTTTCTACTTATGGGATAATCCAGAAGAATGCCTCGCGGAACTGTTCCGCATTACGAAGAAGGGCGGGTCAGCATTTCTCTTTGAGACGTATCAAGATTTCGACGACAATCAAGTGCGGAATGCTTTGAAGGCCAATCTTGAAAGGGAGGGCTTGGTTCGAAGGCTGGTAACGCCCTTTTTCTTGATGAGGCAACTACGGCTGACGTATCGAACGGGCGAAATTGCCGACATCATCAAGCGAACGCGCTTTGCTGAAAGTTATACGCTGGAGCAGATACGCCTGGGCGGGCTGCCGGCCTGGCTGCGGATCCAACTGACAAAGTGCGGCTAA
- a CDS encoding DUF4160 domain-containing protein: protein MPTTLRIGAHRFYFYSYDCEEPRHMHVDREHMSAKFWLDPDVSLEANYSYSRKELRDIERMIRDNLETLRHE, encoded by the coding sequence ATGCCGACGACATTGCGCATTGGCGCTCATCGCTTCTATTTCTATTCTTACGATTGCGAGGAGCCACGCCACATGCACGTCGACCGCGAGCATATGAGCGCGAAGTTCTGGCTTGACCCCGATGTATCCCTGGAGGCAAACTATAGCTACAGCCGCAAAGAACTGCGGGACATCGAGCGGATGATTCGAGACAATCTGGAGACACTGAGACATGAATGA
- a CDS encoding adenylate/guanylate cyclase domain-containing protein: protein MNAVPETKYAKSGDFHIAYQTIGTGPMDLVFMHGWISHIEHMWEEPRMARFLNRLASFARLIVLDKRGTGMSDPVPLDRLPTLEERMDDLRAVMDVVGSERAALMGTSEAGALSLLFAATYPARTTALVLLNSYARLAYAPDYAYGIPVEQTQGLLQAIEEGWGKGVAFEALIASQTGNAPMKSWWSRYQRLAASPGAAVTLLRSAFATDARAVLPAIAVPVLVLHRAGDPFTGLEHGRYLAEHIHGARFVELSGVDHLFFAEDVDHLLAEVQEFLTGIREAHEPDRVLVTVMFVDIVGSTERAVQLGDGAWRDLLDRYYAIARQQLARFRGREIGTAGDGIFATFDGPARAIRCGSSVADAVRVLGIDVRVGIHSGECEVTGDKIGGIAVHTGARIGGLAGPGETLISSTVKDLVAGSGIRFEDRGRHALKGVPGEWMLYAVAAEVKQNQP, encoded by the coding sequence ATGAACGCTGTCCCAGAGACGAAGTACGCGAAGAGCGGGGACTTCCACATTGCGTACCAAACCATCGGCACGGGCCCGATGGACCTCGTGTTCATGCACGGATGGATATCGCACATCGAGCACATGTGGGAAGAGCCCCGGATGGCGCGATTCCTGAACCGGCTCGCGTCCTTTGCTCGCCTCATTGTGCTGGACAAGCGCGGGACGGGGATGTCGGACCCGGTGCCGTTGGACCGCTTGCCCACCCTCGAAGAACGGATGGACGACCTGCGCGCCGTCATGGACGTGGTCGGGTCCGAGCGGGCCGCCCTGATGGGAACGTCGGAGGCGGGAGCACTGAGCTTACTGTTCGCGGCGACGTATCCGGCCCGAACAACGGCGCTGGTGCTCCTCAATTCCTATGCGCGGCTGGCCTATGCGCCGGACTACGCTTACGGCATTCCGGTCGAGCAGACCCAGGGCCTTCTGCAGGCCATTGAAGAGGGGTGGGGCAAGGGCGTCGCCTTCGAAGCGTTGATCGCCAGCCAGACCGGGAATGCGCCGATGAAGAGTTGGTGGTCGCGCTACCAACGCCTGGCGGCCAGCCCGGGCGCCGCAGTGACGTTGCTCCGGAGCGCCTTCGCAACCGACGCGCGCGCCGTCCTGCCGGCCATCGCCGTGCCCGTGCTTGTGCTGCACCGGGCCGGCGACCCCTTCACCGGGCTGGAGCACGGTCGTTACCTGGCTGAGCATATTCACGGCGCGCGGTTCGTGGAGCTGTCGGGAGTTGATCACCTGTTCTTTGCAGAGGACGTTGACCACCTGCTCGCCGAAGTCCAGGAGTTCCTGACCGGAATCCGCGAGGCGCACGAACCCGACCGCGTGCTGGTGACCGTCATGTTTGTCGACATCGTCGGTTCTACGGAGCGCGCTGTGCAGTTGGGCGACGGAGCGTGGCGTGACCTGCTGGACCGCTATTACGCGATCGCGCGGCAACAACTCGCGCGCTTCCGGGGGCGCGAGATTGGCACGGCCGGTGACGGGATATTCGCGACCTTCGATGGGCCCGCGCGGGCCATTCGCTGCGGGAGTTCGGTTGCCGACGCGGTCAGAGTGCTGGGGATCGACGTACGGGTCGGCATCCATTCAGGCGAGTGCGAGGTCACCGGCGATAAAATCGGGGGGATCGCCGTCCATACCGGAGCACGCATTGGGGGCTTGGCCGGCCCCGGCGAGACACTGATATCGAGCACCGTGAAGGATCTGGTGGCCGGGTCTGGAATTCGCTTTGAGGATCGGGGCCGCCATGCGTTGAAGGGGGTGCCTGGCGAGTGGATGCTGTATGCCGTGGCGGCCGAGGTCAAGCAGAACCAGCCATGA
- the fusA gene encoding elongation factor G, which translates to MADSKVERVRNVALVGHSSAGKTSLAEVMLFDAKVTTRIGRIEDGNTASDFDAEEIRRRISINTSVLPLTWRDVQINVLDTPGYVDFAGEVKGALRVADAAVFVVDAVAGPEVGTELAWGYADELALPRILFVNKMDRENSSLQRTVDQMRATFEGGRLVPLQLPIGSETNFKGVVDIARMKAIITKEGRDGDIPAEYEAEAAAYRQQLVEAAAEAEDSLIEKYLAGEVLTQDEVIRGLHAGIRSGKIIPVLCGSAAANLGVQSLMHTVVDLLPSPSETVAEATNAASHAVEKLTANPAGPLAAFAFKTLADPFVGKLTYYRVYSGTLSSDSRVINGRSGHEERIGQLYQVRGKEQLPVQSVAAGDIGAVAKLGEVHTGDTLCDKGHALTLPGIAFPNPVYGVALSAVKQADVDKMGTTLQRLVEEDPTLNVRRDPETGETILWGMGDSHIDVALKRAHAKFSTDLTAAPPRIPYRETIRRKTQIQGRHKKQSGGRGQFGDIWVRFEPLPRGTGFEFVDEVFGGSVPRNFIPAVEKGFNEIVGKGVLAGYPTVDFRAVLYDGSYHSVDSSEMAFKLAAHLAFKNGLPQAAPVLLEPYYKISVVVPEQYTGDVMGDLTSKRCKVEGIDQNKGKAVITAIGPLSELQRYATDLRSMTQGRGYYTMAYSHYEDVPSHVTELIVAKHKAAMTGQEEEE; encoded by the coding sequence ATGGCTGATAGCAAGGTTGAGCGGGTACGCAATGTCGCGCTGGTGGGACATTCCAGCGCCGGCAAGACGTCGCTGGCCGAGGTGATGCTGTTCGACGCCAAAGTGACCACGCGCATTGGGCGCATCGAAGATGGCAACACCGCGTCGGATTTCGACGCCGAAGAGATTCGCCGCCGCATATCGATCAACACGAGCGTCCTGCCGTTGACCTGGCGCGACGTGCAGATCAACGTGTTGGACACGCCGGGCTACGTCGACTTCGCCGGCGAAGTCAAGGGCGCGCTGCGCGTCGCCGATGCCGCCGTGTTCGTCGTGGACGCGGTCGCCGGGCCGGAAGTCGGCACCGAATTGGCCTGGGGCTACGCCGACGAGCTTGCGCTGCCGCGCATCCTGTTTGTCAACAAGATGGACCGCGAGAACTCCTCGCTCCAGCGTACCGTGGATCAGATGCGCGCCACGTTCGAGGGCGGCCGTCTGGTTCCGCTGCAGTTGCCGATCGGCTCGGAGACCAATTTCAAAGGGGTGGTGGATATCGCCCGCATGAAGGCGATCATCACGAAGGAAGGCCGCGATGGCGACATCCCGGCCGAATACGAGGCTGAAGCTGCCGCGTACCGCCAGCAACTGGTCGAGGCCGCGGCCGAAGCCGAGGACTCGCTGATCGAGAAGTACCTGGCCGGCGAAGTGCTCACGCAGGACGAGGTCATCCGCGGTCTGCATGCCGGCATCCGCAGCGGAAAGATCATCCCGGTGCTGTGCGGCTCGGCGGCCGCCAATCTGGGCGTGCAGTCGCTGATGCATACGGTGGTGGACCTGCTGCCGTCGCCGTCCGAGACCGTGGCCGAGGCGACCAATGCGGCCAGCCACGCGGTTGAGAAGCTGACTGCCAACCCGGCGGGCCCGCTGGCCGCCTTCGCCTTCAAGACGCTGGCCGACCCGTTTGTCGGCAAGCTGACGTACTACCGCGTCTACTCCGGAACGCTTTCGTCGGATTCGCGCGTGATCAACGGCCGGTCCGGCCACGAAGAGCGCATCGGGCAGTTGTACCAGGTGCGCGGCAAGGAACAGCTTCCGGTTCAGTCGGTGGCGGCGGGCGACATTGGCGCGGTGGCCAAGCTCGGCGAAGTGCACACCGGCGATACGCTCTGCGACAAGGGGCATGCGCTGACCTTGCCGGGCATCGCCTTCCCGAACCCGGTCTACGGCGTGGCGCTGTCGGCCGTCAAGCAGGCCGACGTGGACAAGATGGGCACCACGCTCCAGCGCCTGGTCGAAGAGGATCCGACGCTGAACGTGCGGCGCGACCCGGAGACCGGCGAGACGATTTTGTGGGGCATGGGCGACTCGCACATCGACGTGGCGCTCAAGCGCGCGCACGCGAAGTTCAGCACCGACCTGACGGCGGCGCCGCCGCGCATCCCGTACCGCGAAACGATCCGGCGCAAGACGCAGATCCAGGGCCGGCACAAGAAGCAGTCCGGCGGGCGCGGCCAGTTCGGCGACATCTGGGTGCGCTTCGAGCCGCTCCCGCGCGGCACGGGCTTCGAGTTCGTCGACGAAGTCTTCGGCGGCTCGGTGCCGCGCAACTTCATCCCGGCGGTCGAGAAGGGCTTCAATGAGATCGTCGGCAAGGGCGTGCTGGCGGGCTACCCGACCGTCGACTTCCGCGCCGTGCTGTACGACGGCTCGTACCACTCGGTCGACTCGTCCGAAATGGCGTTCAAGCTGGCGGCGCACCTGGCGTTCAAGAACGGCCTCCCGCAGGCGGCGCCCGTGCTGCTCGAGCCGTACTACAAGATCAGCGTCGTGGTGCCGGAGCAGTATACCGGCGACGTGATGGGCGACCTGACCAGCAAGCGCTGCAAGGTCGAAGGCATCGACCAGAACAAGGGCAAAGCAGTCATCACGGCGATCGGCCCGCTGTCCGAGCTACAGCGCTACGCGACCGATCTGCGCTCGATGACGCAGGGGCGCGGCTACTACACCATGGCGTACTCGCACTACGAAGACGTGCCCAGTCATGTGACCGAGTTGATCGTGGCCAAGCATAAGGCGGCGATGACCGGTCAAGAAGAAGAGGAATAG
- a CDS encoding DUF2442 domain-containing protein, whose protein sequence is MLSAGLTLAPTRAIRVTITDDTLSVDLEDGRTIIAPIGWYPRLAYGTPEERSNFQISGAGYGIHWPDLDEDIGVEGLLLGKKSSESQASFARWLQRRRLGNEAKA, encoded by the coding sequence ATGCTTTCTGCGGGGCTGACGCTCGCGCCCACTAGGGCCATCCGTGTTACCATCACGGATGACACCCTGTCCGTTGACCTCGAAGACGGCCGCACGATTATTGCCCCGATCGGCTGGTACCCGCGTTTAGCGTATGGAACGCCGGAGGAGCGCTCCAATTTCCAGATTAGCGGCGCGGGGTACGGCATTCACTGGCCCGACCTCGATGAGGATATTGGTGTTGAAGGTCTTCTGCTTGGCAAGAAGTCGAGCGAAAGTCAAGCCTCTTTCGCGCGATGGCTTCAGCGCAGACGATTGGGCAACGAAGCGAAAGCGTAG
- a CDS encoding ADP-ribosylglycohydrolase family protein, translating to MPDNDRLYQHILGSLAASSLGDAMGAATEQWTTAEIVAKHGGLLRSLIKPPPDTFSWGNAVGEITDDTSQMFAMAKLIAERGQLDREEWTQVLVDWSQHSPQRRMMGPSSKPILEAIAKGEDPSLIGTVGASRRIAARTGASNGAAMRVAPAGLIHPGDLEGACRTAAISCFPTHQTQIGMAGACAIAAGVAEGLTEGADVFSVVRACLWGAKRGVELGAELARVVPGPSVEKRIEWAVSLALNAHSMEECLAAMEAYIGNSVMIAETVPAAVGFFVFAGGDVLESVAGGVNVGNDTDTIAAISGALAGALKGIDGVPADLYATVRSANPVDMDGIARRLSEIAIANSAARAAK from the coding sequence ATGCCCGACAACGACCGGCTGTACCAGCACATTCTCGGCTCGCTCGCCGCCTCCTCGCTCGGCGACGCGATGGGCGCGGCTACTGAGCAGTGGACGACCGCCGAAATCGTGGCCAAGCACGGCGGGCTGCTGCGCTCGCTGATCAAGCCGCCGCCCGACACCTTTTCGTGGGGCAACGCGGTCGGCGAGATCACCGACGACACCAGCCAGATGTTCGCCATGGCGAAGCTGATCGCCGAGCGCGGCCAGCTCGACCGCGAGGAGTGGACGCAGGTGCTGGTGGACTGGAGCCAGCACTCGCCGCAGCGGCGCATGATGGGCCCGTCGTCGAAGCCGATCCTCGAAGCGATTGCGAAAGGCGAGGATCCGTCGCTGATCGGCACGGTCGGCGCGTCGCGGCGCATTGCGGCGCGTACCGGCGCATCGAACGGCGCGGCGATGCGCGTGGCCCCGGCCGGGCTGATCCACCCCGGCGACTTGGAAGGCGCCTGCCGCACGGCGGCGATCTCCTGCTTCCCGACGCACCAGACGCAGATCGGCATGGCCGGCGCCTGCGCTATCGCGGCCGGCGTGGCCGAGGGGTTGACGGAGGGCGCCGATGTGTTCTCAGTCGTGCGCGCCTGCCTGTGGGGCGCGAAGCGCGGCGTCGAGCTCGGCGCGGAACTGGCGCGCGTCGTGCCCGGTCCCAGCGTCGAGAAGCGCATCGAATGGGCCGTGTCGCTGGCGCTGAACGCGCACAGCATGGAGGAGTGCCTCGCGGCGATGGAGGCGTACATCGGCAACTCCGTGATGATCGCCGAGACGGTGCCGGCGGCGGTCGGCTTCTTCGTGTTCGCGGGCGGCGACGTGCTGGAATCGGTCGCGGGCGGCGTCAACGTCGGCAACGACACCGACACGATCGCCGCGATCAGCGGCGCGCTGGCCGGCGCGCTCAAGGGCATCGACGGCGTCCCGGCGGACCTGTACGCGACCGTGCGGAGCGCCAACCCCGTCGACATGGACGGCATCGCCCGCCGCTTGAGCGAGATCGCCATCGCCAACAGCGCGGCGCGGGCCGCGAAGTAG
- a CDS encoding DUF4058 family protein, whose amino-acid sequence MDTPFPGMDPYLQHPAIWHDVHQSLVVAIADDLSQRIAPHYYTSVASRKHLTRYDPIITDQGSVAPMTEIGVAEVFVPMRAEVSEWFLEIREVSTRRLVTVLEVLSPANKAPGKGREDYEAKRFDVLESRTNLVEIDLLRGGEPMDVVGPVARSDYRILVARRAQLYHFGVRQPIPAFPVPLLPGDSDPLLDLTAVLHALYARARFDMRLDYAQPAIPPLVEADAAWARAIITGAA is encoded by the coding sequence ATGGATACACCATTTCCGGGCATGGACCCGTATCTGCAGCACCCGGCCATCTGGCACGATGTGCACCAAAGTCTGGTTGTCGCCATCGCAGATGATTTGTCGCAACGTATCGCGCCACATTACTACACCAGTGTCGCGTCACGCAAGCACCTAACTCGGTACGACCCCATTATCACAGATCAAGGTAGCGTGGCACCTATGACGGAGATCGGGGTGGCGGAGGTGTTTGTCCCCATGCGCGCCGAGGTCAGCGAGTGGTTCCTCGAAATCCGCGAGGTGAGCACCCGCCGGCTCGTAACGGTGCTGGAGGTGCTGTCGCCCGCGAACAAAGCGCCCGGCAAGGGCCGCGAGGACTACGAAGCCAAGCGCTTTGACGTTCTCGAATCGCGCACGAACCTCGTGGAGATCGACCTGCTGCGCGGCGGCGAACCGATGGATGTCGTCGGGCCGGTCGCACGCAGCGACTACCGTATCCTGGTCGCACGGCGCGCGCAGCTCTACCATTTCGGCGTGCGCCAGCCGATACCGGCATTCCCCGTGCCGCTGCTGCCGGGTGACAGCGATCCGCTGCTCGACCTGACGGCTGTCCTGCATGCGTTGTACGCGCGCGCCCGCTTCGACATGCGCCTCGACTACGCACAGCCGGCCATCCCGCCGTTGGTGGAGGCGGATGCGGCCTGGGCGCGGGCGATTATCACCGGCGCAGCCTGA
- a CDS encoding DUF2130 domain-containing protein — MAEQSIICPHCNKKILLSKALTGQIEEKLRRSYEAEAKEHEREIESDFKQKLAAEKRNAEKRAKESLAIELAELRQQVSEKNDELDKARQQELDLRKRQRELEKKEQAMELEIARKLDEERRKVQEEVATRLTEENRVKDLEKDKQLADMRKQIEDLRRKAEQGSQQTQGEAVEIELEELLRMNFPYDQIEPVAKGVKGADVVQRVHTPSGQYCGTIVWESKNTKAWSDGWIPKLKDDQRALRAEIAVLASVALPKEVTHFANVDGVWVTDFPTRVGVASALRTNLTQVAMARLAAEGKSGKMEMLYGYLSGTEFKQRVEAIVESFVTMKEDLERERRAMETSWSKREKQIERVTRNVAGMYGDMQGIIGATLPKIEYLELPSPSDGSQTAS, encoded by the coding sequence ATGGCCGAGCAATCAATCATCTGCCCTCACTGCAATAAGAAGATATTGCTGTCCAAAGCCCTGACCGGCCAAATTGAAGAGAAACTTCGCAGGAGTTATGAAGCCGAAGCAAAGGAGCACGAACGCGAGATAGAAAGCGATTTCAAGCAAAAGTTAGCCGCTGAAAAGCGTAATGCGGAAAAGAGAGCCAAAGAGTCGTTAGCCATTGAACTTGCAGAACTGCGCCAGCAAGTTTCCGAAAAGAATGATGAACTTGACAAGGCGCGGCAACAGGAACTTGACCTTCGGAAGCGTCAACGCGAACTTGAGAAGAAAGAACAAGCGATGGAATTGGAAATCGCTCGCAAGTTAGATGAAGAACGGCGGAAGGTTCAAGAAGAAGTCGCCACAAGGTTGACCGAAGAAAACCGCGTCAAGGATCTTGAGAAAGACAAACAACTTGCCGACATGAGAAAGCAGATTGAAGACCTAAGGCGGAAAGCCGAGCAGGGTTCGCAACAAACGCAAGGGGAAGCGGTTGAAATCGAACTTGAAGAATTGCTTCGTATGAATTTCCCCTACGACCAAATCGAGCCGGTGGCTAAAGGTGTCAAGGGGGCAGACGTTGTACAGCGTGTACATACTCCGTCAGGGCAATACTGCGGCACTATCGTATGGGAGTCCAAGAACACAAAGGCTTGGAGCGATGGGTGGATTCCCAAATTGAAAGACGACCAACGTGCCTTGAGAGCCGAGATCGCTGTGTTGGCGTCTGTGGCTTTGCCAAAGGAGGTAACGCATTTTGCCAATGTTGACGGCGTCTGGGTAACCGATTTCCCAACTCGTGTTGGAGTTGCCAGTGCTTTGCGAACAAATCTGACTCAAGTTGCAATGGCGAGACTCGCAGCAGAAGGCAAGAGCGGCAAAATGGAAATGCTATACGGCTACCTCTCTGGCACAGAGTTCAAGCAAAGAGTCGAAGCCATAGTAGAGTCTTTTGTCACGATGAAAGAAGACCTTGAACGCGAAAGACGCGCGATGGAAACATCGTGGTCAAAGCGGGAAAAGCAAATTGAGCGCGTTACTCGCAATGTCGCTGGAATGTACGGCGATATGCAAGGAATCATCGGAGCAACTCTGCCCAAGATTGAATATCTTGAGCTGCCTTCTCCATCCGATGGTTCGCAGACGGCATCATAG